The following proteins come from a genomic window of Rutidosis leptorrhynchoides isolate AG116_Rl617_1_P2 chromosome 10, CSIRO_AGI_Rlap_v1, whole genome shotgun sequence:
- the LOC139871419 gene encoding uncharacterized protein — translation MRLWDLCNANTSNLVCSLCNLQQDSHDHLFFQCGYSKLVWHKMKSHIPIPGISDEWKEIVAKIAPIAHRKVARIVVAKLIFSASVYLIWLERNARIFKGEKRDPDKLVNIIFGTVRLKLMSVRFKNSQHVRNMKIAWQI, via the coding sequence ATGAGACTATGGGATTTGTGTAATGCGAATACTAGTAATTTGGTGTGCTCCTTATGTAATTTGCAGCAAGATTCACATGATCACTTGTTTTTCCAATGTGGCTACTCGAAGTTAGTGTGGCATAAGATGAAAAGTCACATTCCTATTCCGGGTATTAGTGATGAATGGAAGGAGATTGTTGCTAAAATTGCTCCTATAGCTCATAGAAAAGTGGCGCGTATCGTGGTGGCGAAGCTTATCTTTAGTGCATCAGTCTATCTCATATGGCTCGAACGAAACGCTAGGATTTTCAAAGGTGAAAAGCGGGATCCGGACAAGCTCGTCAATATCATATTTGGGACCGTTAGGTTGAAACTGATGTCAGTCAGATTCAAGAACTCTCAACATGTTAGGAATATGAAGATAGCATGGCAAATTTAA